In Patescibacteria group bacterium, one DNA window encodes the following:
- the trpS gene encoding tryptophan--tRNA ligase, with protein MSKVIFSGIQPSGELHIGNYFGAIKNWLELQKQESLCYFCVVDLHAITIDYDPKQFQDKILDTIATYLACGIDPEKSIIFVQSKVKEHAELAWLLNTITPISELERMTQYKDKRAQHIKNVNIGLLDYPVLQAADILLYNTNIVPVGQDQKQHIELARTIANKFNTKFGKTLTIPEHFIPEVGAKIMSLLEPTKKMSKSHNPKSYISLSDSKEHIEKKIMSAVTDSDNKIFFDPEKKPAISNLLSIYHLATGWTLQQIQDKYKDSTSYAQFKKDLAENIIKLLQPIQDKKQELLKDETKLLEILDNSTKKAQTEATKTMLIVKKKMGLI; from the coding sequence ATGTCTAAAGTTATTTTCTCAGGTATTCAACCAAGTGGAGAATTACACATTGGCAATTATTTCGGTGCAATTAAAAACTGGTTAGAATTACAAAAACAAGAAAGTCTTTGCTATTTCTGCGTTGTTGATTTACATGCCATTACTATCGATTATGATCCAAAACAATTTCAAGACAAAATTCTAGACACTATAGCAACTTATCTTGCGTGCGGAATTGATCCAGAAAAATCAATTATTTTTGTTCAATCAAAAGTCAAAGAACATGCTGAATTAGCCTGGCTTTTAAACACTATTACTCCTATTTCCGAGCTTGAAAGAATGACTCAATACAAAGATAAGCGCGCCCAACATATCAAAAACGTTAATATTGGCCTTCTAGATTATCCAGTTTTACAAGCCGCCGATATATTGCTTTATAATACAAACATCGTTCCAGTGGGCCAGGATCAAAAACAGCATATTGAATTAGCAAGAACTATTGCCAATAAATTCAATACTAAATTTGGAAAGACTCTTACAATTCCAGAACATTTCATTCCAGAAGTTGGCGCTAAAATTATGTCGCTTCTTGAGCCAACCAAAAAAATGTCCAAATCCCATAATCCAAAATCATATATTTCTTTATCTGATTCCAAAGAACATATTGAGAAAAAAATAATGTCAGCAGTTACTGATTCTGATAATAAAATATTTTTTGATCCAGAAAAAAAGCCAGCTATTTCAAATCTATTATCAATCTATCATTTAGCAACTGGCTGGACTTTGCAACAAATTCAAGATAAATATAAAGATTCAACTAGCTATGCCCAATTTAAAAAAGATTTGGCAGAAAATATAATAAAATTATTGCAACCGATTCAAGATAAAAAACAAGAATTATTAAAAGACGAAACTAAGCTTTTAGAAATCTTAGATAATAGCACCAAAAAAGCTCAAACCGAAGCTACAAAAACAATGCTTATTGTTAAGAAAAAAATGGGTTTAATTTAA
- a CDS encoding phospho-sugar mutase codes for MKINEINAKLLSLKKKGLVDSAVKNIKIWLNSDECEKFWDEIIEMINNEKVDDLNNAFFQVIPFGTGGRRGMMGVGSNRINVRTISESAQGFADYLIKFFGNKALKKGIVVTYDVRHNSELFAKTAASVFAGNNFKVYFYEGVRSTPQISFTIRKMKAVGGAMISASHNPPSDNGIKVYFDNGGQIVPPHDKNIINKVMAVKKIKTIDFNKAKESGKIKILGKDIDQAFVDTVSKLSLGNYRDVHILFTPLNGCASTSFLPVLKNVGFKKVETVKSQMPFDPDFKSVAKQIPNPEVPISLDLGTKQAKKNKVDVLVAADPDADRIGVVSPETIKKEKYIFLNGNQIGVLLLDYITRMLSKKTDLKKTMMIKTVVTTDLLTKIAEDNGCKVITDLPVGFKYIGNAIDTRLKGNKFLFGAEESHGYLYGDYARDKDGAIAALLICEYAGLLKKEGKTLYQQLEIIKKKYGYYRELLQAVFYKGMDGMDKMKKIMDKFRAKLPTKVSGLEVFTVLDQLEKKFIDPKTNKVVGKYIGFPDNALIFYLNKEKTIRVVVRPSGTEPKIKFYAACGMEVGINKSDEEYQEIKEKCDKLVHEILEDFVLRAEKISIGGERFEILG; via the coding sequence ATGAAAATAAATGAAATAAATGCTAAACTCCTTAGTTTAAAGAAAAAAGGTTTGGTGGATTCGGCTGTTAAAAATATAAAAATTTGGTTGAATAGTGATGAATGTGAAAAATTTTGGGATGAAATTATTGAGATGATTAATAATGAAAAAGTTGATGATTTGAATAACGCTTTTTTTCAGGTTATTCCTTTTGGAACTGGAGGAAGAAGGGGAATGATGGGAGTTGGATCAAATAGAATTAATGTTCGAACAATTTCTGAATCTGCACAAGGTTTTGCTGATTATCTAATTAAATTTTTTGGGAATAAAGCGTTAAAAAAAGGAATTGTAGTGACTTATGATGTTCGTCATAATTCTGAATTGTTTGCAAAGACAGCAGCTTCAGTTTTTGCTGGAAATAATTTTAAAGTATATTTTTATGAGGGTGTTAGATCAACTCCGCAGATATCTTTTACAATTAGGAAAATGAAAGCAGTCGGTGGAGCAATGATTAGTGCAAGCCATAATCCTCCTTCTGATAATGGAATTAAAGTATATTTTGATAATGGCGGTCAAATTGTTCCTCCTCATGACAAAAATATTATTAATAAAGTCATGGCTGTTAAAAAAATAAAAACAATTGATTTTAATAAAGCAAAAGAATCTGGAAAGATTAAAATTTTAGGTAAAGATATTGATCAAGCTTTTGTTGATACTGTAAGTAAATTGTCATTAGGTAATTATCGAGACGTTCATATTTTATTTACGCCTTTGAATGGTTGTGCGAGTACTTCTTTTTTGCCAGTTTTGAAAAATGTTGGTTTCAAAAAAGTTGAAACTGTAAAAAGCCAAATGCCTTTTGATCCAGATTTTAAAAGTGTTGCAAAACAAATTCCAAATCCTGAAGTTCCAATTTCTTTAGATCTTGGGACAAAACAGGCTAAAAAAAATAAGGTTGATGTGTTGGTTGCTGCTGATCCTGATGCTGATAGAATTGGCGTTGTTAGTCCAGAAACAATAAAAAAAGAAAAATATATATTTTTGAATGGCAATCAAATTGGAGTTTTGCTTTTGGATTATATAACAAGAATGTTGAGTAAAAAAACAGATTTGAAAAAAACAATGATGATTAAAACTGTTGTAACTACTGACTTGCTGACAAAAATTGCCGAAGATAATGGTTGTAAAGTTATAACAGATTTGCCAGTTGGTTTTAAATATATTGGCAATGCAATTGATACAAGATTAAAAGGCAATAAATTTTTATTTGGGGCTGAAGAAAGCCATGGATATTTGTATGGAGATTATGCGAGAGATAAAGATGGTGCAATTGCAGCATTATTAATTTGTGAATATGCTGGTTTGTTAAAAAAAGAAGGGAAGACTTTGTATCAACAATTAGAAATTATAAAGAAAAAATATGGTTATTATCGCGAATTGTTGCAAGCTGTTTTTTACAAGGGTATGGATGGAATGGATAAAATGAAAAAAATAATGGATAAATTTAGAGCGAAATTGCCAACTAAAGTTTCTGGATTAGAAGTGTTTACTGTTTTAGATCAATTAGAAAAAAAATTTATTGATCCAAAAACTAATAAAGTTGTTGGAAAATATATTGGTTTTCCAGATAATGCATTAATATTTTATTTAAATAAAGAAAAGACAATCAGAGTAGTTGTTAGACCATCTGGAACTGAACCCAAAATAAAATTTTATGCAGCTTGTGGAATGGAAGTTGGCATTAATAAATCTGATGAAGAATATCAAGAGATAAAAGAGAAATGTGATAAGTTAGTGCATGAAATTTTGGAAGATTTTGTTTTGAGAGCAGAAAAAATTTCTATTGGTGGAGAGAGATTTGAAATATTAGGCTAG
- the rpsR gene encoding 30S ribosomal protein S18 gives MAETIFRKPCMLCAEKIETINYRDINFLKRFLTPYSKIASTRRTGNCARHQRMVAKAIKRARVLGLLTFVR, from the coding sequence ATGGCGGAGACTATTTTTAGAAAACCGTGTATGCTATGCGCGGAAAAAATTGAAACAATCAATTATCGAGACATTAATTTTTTAAAAAGATTTTTGACTCCTTATTCTAAGATTGCTTCAACAAGAAGAACTGGAAATTGCGCAAGACACCAAAGAATGGTTGCTAAGGCAATTAAAAGAGCAAGGGTATTGGGATTGCTTACTTTTGTAAGATAA
- a CDS encoding single-stranded DNA-binding protein encodes MDLNKAMIIGRLTRDPETRTIPSGSNVCSFSVATNLMWKDASGQRQEKVEYHNIVTWRKLADICSQYLSKGKKVYLEGRIQTRDWVGQDGVKRYRTEIVAENMIMLDSRGASQPVNSGNFANQNPVQTQAQTQSFARPVNQSESFGAVSKPVSENLPSISLEEPANSVAQAQPSENVMPQAMPSPVATEVNKDEEIKVEDIPF; translated from the coding sequence ATGGATTTGAACAAAGCAATGATTATCGGAAGATTGACTCGTGATCCAGAAACAAGAACTATTCCTTCGGGATCTAATGTTTGCAGTTTCAGTGTAGCAACTAATTTGATGTGGAAAGATGCATCAGGTCAAAGACAAGAAAAAGTTGAATATCACAATATTGTTACTTGGAGAAAATTAGCTGATATTTGTAGCCAATATTTATCAAAAGGCAAAAAGGTTTATCTTGAAGGCAGAATTCAAACTCGCGATTGGGTAGGACAAGATGGTGTTAAAAGATATAGAACAGAAATAGTTGCAGAAAATATGATTATGCTAGATTCAAGAGGTGCAAGTCAGCCAGTTAATTCAGGAAATTTTGCAAATCAAAATCCTGTTCAAACTCAAGCACAAACTCAGTCTTTTGCAAGACCAGTTAATCAATCAGAAAGCTTTGGAGCAGTTTCAAAACCTGTATCTGAAAATCTACCATCAATATCATTAGAAGAGCCAGCTAATTCTGTTGCGCAAGCACAGCCTTCTGAAAATGTAATGCCACAAGCAATGCCAAGTCCAGTTGCAACAGAAGTTAATAAAGATGAAGAAATTAAAGTTGAAGATATTCCATTTTAA
- the rpsF gene encoding 30S ribosomal protein S6, protein MKYELSMFLSPKMTDEQAEKKAQELEKILAKFDAKILESNFLGMKDLAYEIKHFSQGYYFIAKIEADPSKIKKIRYQVADEMDVVRILVTKQEKDVKLEATASAEASAVKEHKEKVEGEGETKEEVKEEKTEKVEKKSAFAKASTSTKVSVDKPADKEEKIEGEEKEKEEKPVDVKEEESAFAKASADKEEKPALKKKESKEIDLDKKLDKILEEDIID, encoded by the coding sequence ATGAAGTACGAATTATCAATGTTCTTGTCTCCTAAAATGACTGATGAACAAGCAGAAAAAAAGGCTCAAGAATTAGAAAAGATTTTAGCAAAGTTTGATGCAAAAATTTTGGAATCAAATTTTTTGGGAATGAAAGATTTGGCTTATGAAATTAAACATTTTAGCCAAGGATATTATTTTATTGCAAAGATTGAAGCTGATCCATCTAAAATTAAAAAGATTAGATATCAAGTTGCTGATGAAATGGATGTCGTCAGAATATTAGTAACAAAGCAAGAAAAAGACGTTAAATTAGAAGCTACTGCCTCCGCTGAAGCTTCGGCAGTCAAGGAACATAAGGAAAAAGTTGAAGGTGAAGGTGAAACAAAAGAAGAAGTGAAAGAAGAAAAAACTGAAAAAGTTGAAAAGAAATCCGCCTTCGCTAAAGCTTCCACCTCCACTAAAGTTTCAGTGGACAAACCGGCGGACAAGGAAGAAAAGATTGAAGGTGAAGAAAAAGAAAAGGAAGAAAAACCTGTTGACGTTAAAGAGGAAGAATCCGCCTTCGCTAAAGCTTCGGCGGACAAGGAAGAAAAACCAGCTTTGAAAAAGAAAGAATCAAAAGAAATTGATTTGGATAAAAAATTAGATAAAATTTTAGAAGAAGACATAATTGACTAA
- a CDS encoding DUF3175 domain-containing protein translates to MTKKYWSGKVTKESNALDLEDGVFTFNDPKKIAESLKKSAEKSNRRKGTEFQSAMSMLNFYINRAGRNLSGQQKNVLNKAKDELRKIFKE, encoded by the coding sequence ATGACAAAAAAATATTGGTCCGGCAAAGTAACAAAAGAAAGTAATGCTTTGGATTTAGAAGATGGTGTTTTTACATTTAATGATCCTAAAAAAATTGCTGAATCTTTAAAAAAATCGGCGGAAAAAAGCAATCGTAGAAAAGGAACTGAATTTCAGTCAGCGATGTCGATGTTGAATTTTTATATTAATCGAGCAGGAAGGAACTTATCTGGACAGCAGAAAAATGTTTTAAATAAGGCAAAAGATGAACTACGAAAAATTTTTAAGGAATAA
- the ychF gene encoding redox-regulated ATPase YchF yields MKIGIVGLPNVGKSTLFNALTKKQVDASNYPFCTIDPNVGIVSVPDERIDQLVKIDHPAKIVPAVVEFVDIAGLVRGAHKGEGLGNKFLTHIKEVDAIVHVLRNFSDKNVTHVHGKIDPKEDADTVELELILADLDLVSKLFEQANRNSKSGDKEMIARASALEKIKLALEKNELARKVTLEKDEKDSIRDVQLLTTKPILYVLNIDENEIGKEINCPKQPCIPIAAKIESELVQLSAEEVKEYLQEYNLKETSLNKFIKASYDLLGLITFFTSGITETHAWTIKNGSNAQQAAGRIHTDFYNKFIRAEIISFDDYVSSGGESKAKEKGKMRVEGKDYIIKDGDVAYFRIGQ; encoded by the coding sequence ATGAAAATCGGTATCGTTGGTCTTCCAAACGTTGGCAAGTCAACACTTTTCAACGCTCTGACCAAAAAACAAGTTGACGCTTCAAATTATCCTTTTTGTACAATCGACCCAAATGTCGGTATTGTTAGCGTACCTGATGAAAGAATAGATCAACTAGTAAAAATTGATCATCCTGCAAAAATCGTACCTGCAGTTGTAGAATTTGTTGATATTGCTGGTCTTGTTCGAGGTGCTCATAAAGGTGAAGGTCTTGGCAACAAATTTTTAACTCACATTAAAGAAGTTGACGCTATTGTCCATGTTCTAAGAAATTTTTCTGACAAAAATGTTACTCATGTTCATGGAAAAATCGACCCCAAAGAAGATGCCGATACAGTTGAATTAGAATTGATTTTAGCTGATCTTGATCTTGTTTCAAAATTATTTGAACAAGCAAATAGAAATTCCAAATCAGGCGATAAAGAAATGATTGCCAGAGCATCAGCATTAGAAAAAATTAAATTAGCATTAGAAAAAAATGAGCTTGCAAGAAAAGTCACTTTAGAAAAAGATGAAAAAGATTCAATCAGAGATGTTCAACTTTTAACAACCAAACCAATTCTGTATGTTTTAAATATTGATGAAAATGAAATTGGCAAAGAAATTAATTGTCCAAAACAACCTTGTATTCCAATTGCCGCTAAAATTGAATCAGAATTAGTTCAGTTATCAGCCGAAGAAGTTAAAGAATATTTACAAGAATATAATCTAAAAGAAACAAGCTTGAATAAATTTATCAAAGCATCATATGATCTTTTAGGTTTAATCACTTTTTTCACTTCTGGCATTACCGAAACTCATGCCTGGACAATCAAAAATGGTAGCAATGCACAACAAGCTGCTGGCAGAATCCATACTGATTTTTATAATAAATTTATTCGAGCTGAAATTATTTCGTTTGACGATTATGTATCTTCAGGCGGAGAATCAAAAGCCAAAGAAAAAGGCAAAATGAGAGTTGAAGGCAAAGACTATATTATCAAGGATGGCGATGTCGCCTATTTCAGAATTGGTCAGTAA
- the efp gene encoding elongation factor P, with amino-acid sequence MLSMNDLKSGTIIDYEDQPYEVLSKDFVKNAQRRPVMFTKLKNLISGKIIEHSFQQSDRLNESDVTKKDAQYMYEDNGNYNFMDSETYEQFSLAKNILGNKTDFLLENGTVKIVYYNNDPINIELPIKMEFKIIETAPGVKGNSATNAMKEATIETGKKIQVPLFVKEGDLIRIDSRTGEYLERV; translated from the coding sequence ATGTTAAGCATGAACGATCTAAAATCAGGAACAATTATTGATTACGAAGATCAACCTTACGAAGTTTTATCCAAAGACTTTGTTAAAAATGCTCAAAGACGTCCAGTAATGTTTACCAAATTAAAAAACTTAATTTCTGGAAAAATCATTGAACATTCTTTCCAACAAAGCGATCGCTTGAATGAATCTGACGTTACCAAAAAAGACGCTCAATATATGTATGAAGACAATGGCAATTATAATTTCATGGACAGCGAGACTTATGAACAATTCTCTTTAGCCAAAAATATTCTAGGCAACAAAACTGATTTTTTATTAGAAAATGGCACAGTAAAAATTGTTTATTATAACAATGATCCAATTAACATTGAATTACCTATTAAAATGGAATTCAAAATTATTGAAACTGCTCCAGGCGTAAAAGGAAATTCTGCAACAAACGCCATGAAAGAAGCAACAATAGAGACTGGCAAAAAAATTCAAGTTCCATTATTCGTCAAAGAAGGAGATTTGATCAGAATTGATTCTAGAACTGGTGAATATTTGGAAAGAGTTTAA
- the recA gene encoding recombinase RecA, with protein MAKDAKKSSAMEGKAKAVESAIDQIKDRFGEGAIMKLGEVKTMQIDAITTGSISLDIALGIGGVPRGRIIEIFGMESSGKTTLAQHIIANIQKKGGLAAFVDAEHALDPDYAKKIGININDMLISQPETGEQALEIVETLVRSNAVDVIVIDSVAALTPRAEIEGDMGDSHMGLHARLMSQALRKLTAAISSSKTTVIFLNQIRMKIGVMFGNPEETTGGKALKFYSSVRIELRRAAQIKMNDKIIGNRVKVKIVKNKVAPPFQTTEFDIMYNEGISRVGDLLDTGVVYKVLGKSGSWYTFDKAQLGQGREASKQFLRDNPKVANMIEKKIWDLIKAAKVD; from the coding sequence ATGGCGAAAGATGCAAAAAAAAGTAGTGCGATGGAGGGAAAGGCAAAGGCTGTGGAATCAGCGATTGATCAGATTAAGGATCGTTTTGGTGAAGGAGCGATAATGAAGTTAGGAGAAGTAAAGACAATGCAAATTGATGCAATTACTACTGGATCAATTTCTTTGGATATTGCTTTGGGAATTGGCGGAGTGCCAAGAGGAAGAATTATTGAGATCTTTGGTATGGAAAGTTCTGGCAAGACGACTTTGGCACAACATATCATTGCTAATATTCAGAAAAAAGGCGGATTAGCGGCATTTGTTGACGCTGAACATGCTTTGGATCCTGATTATGCAAAAAAAATTGGCATTAATATTAATGATATGCTAATTTCTCAGCCAGAAACAGGCGAGCAAGCTTTGGAAATTGTTGAAACTCTTGTTCGATCAAACGCAGTTGATGTAATTGTAATCGATTCTGTAGCAGCTTTGACTCCGCGCGCAGAAATTGAAGGCGATATGGGTGATTCTCATATGGGTTTGCATGCAAGATTAATGTCGCAAGCTCTTCGAAAATTAACAGCTGCAATTTCTAGTTCAAAAACAACAGTAATATTTTTGAATCAAATAAGAATGAAGATTGGTGTGATGTTTGGCAATCCAGAAGAAACAACTGGTGGAAAAGCATTGAAATTTTATTCTTCAGTGAGAATTGAATTAAGAAGAGCAGCTCAAATTAAAATGAATGATAAAATTATTGGAAATAGAGTGAAAGTAAAAATTGTTAAAAATAAAGTTGCTCCGCCATTTCAGACGACAGAATTTGATATTATGTATAATGAAGGAATCTCAAGAGTTGGTGATTTATTGGATACTGGAGTTGTTTACAAAGTTTTGGGCAAGTCTGGATCTTGGTATACTTTTGATAAAGCGCAATTGGGTCAAGGTAGAGAAGCTTCAAAACAATTTTTGCGAGATAATCCAAAAGTTGCAAATATGATTGAAAAGAAAATTTGGGACTTGATTAAAGCAGCGAAAGTTGACTAA
- a CDS encoding RodZ domain-containing protein, translating into MKLGEGFTTHRLKSAETLGERLQNAREEANLTLKEISQSIRVRETYIRYLEEGRYSELPADVYVRGFLRSYCNYVGIDFQAALNIYKNERGIQENIKKSKEPAPLSSYKSNSFVITPRLIKICLVCLAVFVMFLYIWFQLSGLSKPPVLTILDPSEDKTVNDDVIVLVGETDLEAEVKINDQPIQVDGSGKFKETVALQDGLNILKIVANNKFGKSTEVKRNIMVELTGDLERQKENEKLALRGEYKKEEPVKDPNSKDKNKTPTTPVKQESELVITVVDKAAWIQIKADDRLIYSGMMLPDASQTFKAKEKFFVSSGKADKTKAVLNGKDLGFLGKEGEVVRDKEIK; encoded by the coding sequence ATGAAATTAGGTGAAGGTTTTACTACTCATCGTCTGAAAAGTGCCGAAACTTTGGGCGAGAGATTGCAGAATGCAAGAGAAGAGGCTAATTTGACGTTAAAAGAAATTTCACAAAGTATTAGAGTTCGAGAAACATATATTAGATATTTGGAAGAAGGAAGATACAGTGAATTGCCGGCTGATGTTTATGTCAGAGGTTTTTTGAGAAGCTACTGTAATTATGTTGGAATTGATTTTCAAGCGGCATTAAATATTTATAAAAATGAGCGAGGAATACAGGAAAATATTAAGAAATCAAAAGAGCCCGCTCCATTGTCATCATATAAGTCTAATTCATTTGTAATTACGCCAAGATTGATAAAGATTTGTTTAGTCTGTTTGGCTGTTTTTGTAATGTTTTTGTATATATGGTTTCAATTAAGCGGATTGTCAAAACCGCCAGTATTAACAATTTTGGATCCATCTGAAGATAAAACAGTAAATGATGATGTGATTGTTTTGGTTGGCGAAACAGATTTGGAAGCAGAAGTAAAAATAAATGATCAGCCGATTCAAGTTGATGGAAGCGGAAAATTTAAAGAGACTGTTGCTTTGCAAGATGGATTGAATATTCTAAAAATCGTTGCTAATAATAAATTCGGTAAGAGTACGGAAGTAAAGAGAAATATTATGGTTGAATTGACTGGTGATTTGGAGAGACAAAAAGAAAATGAAAAATTAGCTTTGAGAGGAGAATATAAAAAAGAAGAACCTGTAAAAGATCCTAATTCAAAAGATAAAAATAAAACACCGACAACTCCTGTAAAACAAGAATCAGAATTAGTAATTACAGTTGTAGACAAGGCAGCTTGGATACAAATAAAGGCTGATGATAGATTAATTTATTCTGGAATGATGTTGCCTGATGCTTCGCAAACTTTTAAAGCAAAAGAAAAGTTTTTTGTGTCATCAGGAAAAGCAGATAAAACAAAAGCTGTTTTGAATGGAAAAGATTTGGGATTTTTGGGAAAAGAAGGTGAAGTTGTACGTGATAAAGAAATCAAATAG
- a CDS encoding DNA translocase FtsK 4TM domain-containing protein: MAQRGRPPKAKNIIPASILKQQKRKPGRPPKIHGRKRKGSMGFLFNIGMQPEVVRGIMLVVFFIVGILSLLALVGMAGKMGHFLSIGLRQAMGRPAYIFPFLLIGLAIAIFRSERLEEPNFSKYNLIGSIMLLVGLCGVFHVKYNGEAALGVIKDGVGGGYLGYVFSYPLQLFMGFWASGVILLAIFTIGTIMTFNISLKDVIESFKQLRLFILKLLHKQPIEGELTIKGMNERVVVPVEGEGNSELRVKNMEDGKAKKSIIRSKKWSDWKPYPLDLLNNQSTTPMAGDVKNNARVIQQTLKSFNINVKMHEVNVGPTVTQYTFKPDEGVKLSQIVTLNNDLALALAAHPIRLEAPIPGKSLVGVEVPNQKVAIVRLREVLESKEFVGSKSSLTMVLGRNVAGSPTVCELDKMPHLLISGATGSGKSICLNTIIMSLLYQNSPDDLRLILVDPKKVEMTSYADIPHLLTPVITEVDKTVNALRWTVSEMEKRFTLFAECKKRDIHSYNASAGKDRLPFIVVVIDELADLMAVASKEVEAAIVRLSQMARATGIHLILATQRPSVNVITGLIKANITARIAFAVASQIDSRTIIDVGGAERLLGNGDMLFISPDLGKPRRVQGSFVTEKDIHSVTKYLKDKGQPEYDESIVQKQQKMMANGGISVEGEVDDELYEEAKETVIMSGKASASLLQRRLRVGYARAARLLDILEERGIVGQADGAKPREILVAPGDTMGLPSKEELANKQFNNNQL, encoded by the coding sequence ATGGCACAAAGAGGACGTCCGCCAAAAGCGAAAAATATAATTCCAGCTTCAATTTTGAAGCAACAAAAAAGAAAACCAGGCAGACCGCCAAAAATACATGGGCGAAAAAGAAAAGGCTCAATGGGTTTTTTGTTTAATATTGGCATGCAGCCCGAAGTCGTTCGAGGCATTATGCTGGTTGTCTTTTTTATTGTTGGAATTTTAAGTTTATTGGCATTAGTTGGAATGGCTGGAAAAATGGGACATTTTTTAAGTATTGGCTTAAGGCAGGCAATGGGCAGGCCAGCATATATTTTTCCATTTTTATTAATTGGTTTAGCTATTGCAATTTTTAGATCAGAAAGGTTGGAAGAGCCGAATTTCAGCAAATATAATTTGATTGGATCAATAATGTTGTTAGTTGGTTTATGCGGAGTTTTTCATGTGAAATATAATGGAGAAGCAGCGTTAGGCGTAATAAAAGATGGAGTTGGCGGAGGATATTTGGGTTATGTTTTTTCTTATCCATTGCAGCTTTTTATGGGATTTTGGGCTTCAGGAGTGATTTTGCTGGCGATTTTTACAATTGGAACAATAATGACTTTTAATATTTCTTTGAAAGATGTTATCGAAAGTTTCAAGCAATTGAGATTATTTATTTTGAAATTATTACATAAGCAGCCAATAGAAGGAGAATTAACAATCAAAGGAATGAACGAAAGAGTTGTTGTACCTGTTGAAGGCGAAGGCAATTCAGAATTGCGAGTGAAAAATATGGAAGATGGAAAAGCAAAAAAGAGTATAATACGTTCAAAGAAATGGAGCGATTGGAAACCTTATCCTCTTGATCTATTGAATAATCAAAGCACTACGCCAATGGCTGGTGATGTCAAGAATAATGCGAGAGTAATTCAGCAGACTTTGAAAAGTTTCAATATTAATGTAAAAATGCATGAAGTTAATGTCGGTCCAACAGTTACACAATATACTTTTAAGCCTGACGAAGGAGTAAAATTAAGTCAAATTGTTACTTTGAATAATGATTTAGCATTGGCTCTTGCAGCACATCCAATAAGACTTGAAGCGCCAATTCCTGGTAAATCATTGGTTGGCGTAGAAGTGCCAAATCAGAAAGTAGCGATTGTTCGTTTGAGAGAAGTTTTAGAAAGCAAAGAATTTGTTGGTTCAAAATCTTCTTTAACAATGGTTTTGGGTAGGAATGTGGCAGGAAGTCCAACAGTTTGCGAGCTTGATAAAATGCCTCATCTTTTGATTTCTGGTGCAACTGGTTCTGGAAAGTCAATCTGTTTGAATACGATTATTATGAGTTTGTTATACCAAAATTCTCCTGATGATTTGAGATTGATTTTAGTTGATCCAAAAAAAGTAGAAATGACGAGTTATGCAGATATTCCGCATTTATTAACTCCAGTAATTACTGAAGTTGATAAAACTGTTAATGCATTGCGTTGGACAGTATCGGAAATGGAGAAACGTTTTACTTTGTTTGCAGAATGCAAAAAAAGAGATATTCATTCATATAATGCTTCGGCTGGAAAAGATCGATTGCCATTTATCGTAGTTGTAATTGATGAGTTGGCTGATTTGATGGCTGTTGCATCTAAAGAGGTTGAAGCAGCAATTGTCAGATTATCGCAAATGGCTCGTGCAACTGGCATCCATTTGATTTTGGCAACACAAAGACCGTCAGTTAATGTTATTACTGGTTTAATTAAAGCTAATATTACAGCGAGAATTGCTTTTGCAGTAGCATCACAAATTGATTCAAGGACGATTATTGATGTTGGTGGAGCGGAAAGATTATTAGGCAATGGTGATATGCTTTTTATCTCTCCAGATCTTGGTAAGCCAAGAAGAGTTCAAGGGTCATTTGTAACTGAAAAAGATATCCATTCTGTAACTAAATATTTGAAAGATAAAGGACAGCCAGAATATGATGAATCAATAGTTCAAAAGCAACAAAAAATGATGGCTAATGGAGGAATATCAGTTGAGGGTGAAGTTGATGACGAATTATATGAAGAAGCAAAAGAAACTGTTATAATGTCAGGAAAGGCTTCAGCGTCATTATTGCAAAGAAGATTGAGAGTTGGTTATGCGAGAGCTGCTCGACTTTTAGATATTTTGGAAGAAAGAGGAATTGTTGGACAAGCTGATGGTGCAAAGCCAAGAGAAATTTTAGTTGCGCCAGGTGATACGATGGGACTTCCAAGCAAAGAAGAATTAGCAAATAAACAGTTTAATAACAATCAGTTATGA